The Arachis hypogaea cultivar Tifrunner chromosome 14, arahy.Tifrunner.gnm2.J5K5, whole genome shotgun sequence genome has a segment encoding these proteins:
- the LOC112744471 gene encoding uncharacterized protein: MIVLCCKCGIRMQLNAANMCVNCLSSENNITEGLRKHFELKHCPECDSYLQPPRNWIKIQLESKELLAFCLKKLQKDLNSNKVRMVHAEFIWTEPHSKRIKVKLKVQKEIINGVILEQSYVVEYVQREQMCESCSRVQGNPDQWVAAVQLRQHVSHRRTFFYLEQVILKHDAAGRAKKIKEVDNGIDFFFSSWSHGAKFVDFLGKVSPVRLGSRGDKQLVSHDPKSNNYNYKYTFSVEIAPICREDLICLPQKVAAGMGNFGPLVICTKVTNNIVLLDPFTLRHCFLDADQYWRASFKSLLTSRQLVKYIVLDLDVINSAEATIDGRKYVLAEAQVARISDFGKNDTIFSIKTHLGNLLKPGDYALGYDLYAANTNDIELDKYKSKGLVLPEAILVNKSYEEKRGKKGLKPGLWKLKSLPMEVDDKGEIEKDKKNKDYEEFLRGYKENPELWFNLSVTEGEEAPSVPLDEVMAALDLSEEEDGDFLMEE, from the coding sequence ATGATTGTTTTGTGCTGCAAATGTGGAATCCGAATGCAGCTAAATGCTGCAAACATGTGTGTGAATTGCTTGAGCTCCGAAAACAACATTACCGAAGGCCTTCGGAAGCATTTCGAGCTCAAGCATTGCCCTGAATGTGATAGCTACCTACAGCCACCAAGAAATTGGATCAAAATCCAATTAGAATCCAAGGAGCTCCTAGCCTTCTGCTTGAAGAAGCTGCAGAAGGATCTGAATTCGAATAAGGTGAGGATGGTGCATGCTGAGTTTATCTGGACCGAGCCTCATTCGAAAAGGATTAAAGTCAAGCTAAAGGTTCAGAAGGAGATTATCAATGGAGTAATACTTGAGCAATCTTATGTTGTTGAATATGTTCAAAGGGAGCAAATGTGTGAATCTTGCTCCAGGGTGCAGGGTAACCCTGATCAGTGGGTTGCAGCTGTGCAACTCAGGCAACATGTTTCACATAGGCGAACATTCTTTTACTTGGAGCAGGTGATTCTGAAGCATGACGCTGCTGGTAGGGCTAAAAAGATCAAAGAGGTGGATAATGGAATTGATTTCTTTTTCTCTAGTTGGAGCCATGGTGCTAAGTTTGTTGATTTTTTGGGGAAAGTTTCTCCGGTGAGATTGGGCAGCCGCGGCGATAAGCAACTTGTGTCTCATGATCCTAAGAGTAACAACTACAATTACAAATACACTTTCTCTGTTGAAATCGCTCCAATTTGTCGTGAGGATTTGATATGTCTTCCTCAGAAAGTTGCTGCTGGTATGGGAAATTTTGGTCCCCTTGTGATTTGCACCAAGGTTACCAACAACATTGTTTTGCTTGATCCATTTACATTGAGGCATTGTTTCTTGGATGCTGATCAGTACTGGAGAGCATCCTTCAAGTCTTTACTCACTAGCCGGCAGTTGGTTAAGTACATTGTGCTGGATTTGGATGTTATCAATTCGGCCGAAGCGACTATTGATGGCAGAAAGTATGTTCTGGCCGAGGCTCAAGTTGCTCGCATATCGGATTTTGGTAAGAATGATACCATATTTTCCATCAAGACTCATTTGGGAAATCTTTTAAAGCCTGGTGATTATGCTCTTGGTTATGATCTGTATGCTGCTAACACTAATGACATTGAATTGGACAAGTACAAGTCGAAAGGACTTGTTCTTCCTGAAGcaattttagtgaataagagtTATGAAGAGAAGCGTGGGAAGAAGGGCTTGAAGCCTGGGTTGTGGAAGCTCAAGTCACTTCCCATGGAGGTTGATGATAAGGGTGAAATTGAAAAAGACAAGAAGAACAAGGATTATGAAGAGTTCTTAAGGGGTTATAAAGAAAATCCTGAACTGTGGTTCAACCTATCAGTAACAGAAGGCGAAGAGGCACCTTCTGTTCCGCTtgatgaggtgatggctgctCTTGATCTGAGTGAGGAGGAAGATGGGGATTTTCTTATGGAAGAGTGA
- the LOC112740675 gene encoding uncharacterized protein, which yields MVSSKQMVSFVISVFVFCLVASSFSSKALNFKLSTKEQQNWINHGGDIYNRRYANKEHKINLETVSNLTLKWKFYAGKDITATPSIFDGTLYFPSWNGEIFAVRACDGSLVWKQNLQELTGLKPTGLVGGVNWTVSRATPTIADEFVIVGIYGPAVVIALKRLTGELVWQTRLDSHNSSVLTMSGTYYKRAFYVGTSSLEEGLSPEKCCTFRGSFSKLDIHTGAILWQTYMLPDNHGKLGEYAGAAVWGSSPSIDEARNHVYIATGNLYSAPLRVRRCQEKQNNLTARPTHPDDCVEEENHSNSILALGLDNGEIKWYHQLGGYDVWFLACNNVSSSPNCPPGPNPDADFSEAPMMITIDVKGRKEDIVVAVQKSGFAWALHRDNGNIVWSTEAGPGGIAGGGYWGAATDTKMVYTNIANSDAKNFTLKPSDKTTTSGGWVAMDASSGTILWSVGNPSNASASGPVSVANDIVFAGSPDWKGSIYAINVKSGEIVWSFETGATVYGGMSISDGCIYLGNGYNVSLGLFFGNHTSGTSLYAFCV from the exons ATGGTATCGTCGAAGCAAATGGTCAGCTTTGTAATCTCTGTGTTTGTTTTCTGCCtggtagcaagttcattttcatccAAAGCTCTTAAT TTTAAGCTTTCCACAAAGGAGCAACAAAATTGGATAAACCATGGTGGAGACATATACAACAGAAGATATGCTAACAAAGAACACAAAATCAACCTTGAAACCGTTTCAAACTTGACACTAAAATGGAAATTCTATGCAGGAAAAGACATAACTGCAACCCCATCAATCTTTGATGGAACTCTCTACTTTCCATCATGGAATGGTGAAATCTTTGCAGTAAGGGCATGTGATGGAAGCCTTGTTTGGAAGCAAAACTTGCAAGAACTAACAGGATTAAAACCAACAGGGTTGGTTGGTGGTGTTAATTGGACAGTGTCTAGGGCAACACCAACCATAGCTGATGAATTTGTGATTGTTGGAATCTATGGTCCTGCTGTGGTTATTGCTCTTAAGAGATTAACAGGAGAGTTAGTTTGGCAAACAAGGTTGGATAGCCATAACTCAAGTGTTTTGACAATGTCTGGAACTTACTATAAAAG GGCTTTTTATGTAGGTACATCATCATTAGAAGAAGGCTTAAGTCCTGAAAAATGTTGCACTTTCCGGGGAAGCTTTTCAAAATTAGATATTCACACCGGTGCCATCTTGTGGCAAACCTACATGCTGCCGGATAACCATGGAAAACTAGGAGAGTACGCTGGAGCCGCCGTGTGGGGAAGCAGCCCTTCCATTGATGAGGCAAGGAACCATGTCTACATTGCCACCGGGAACTTGTACTCGGCGCCTTTGCGCGTTCGCCGGTGTCAAGAGAAACAGAACAACCTAACAGCGCGGCCAACGCACCCGGACGATTGCGTTGAGGAGGAGAATCACTCGAATTCGATTCTTGCTTTGGGTTTGGACAATGGTGAAATCAAGTGGTATCATCAATTGGGAGGGTATGATGTATGGTTCTTGGCGTGTAACAATGTATCTTCATCTCCTAATTGTCCTCCAGGTCCTAATCCAGATGCTGATTTTTCTGAGGCACCGATGATGATAACAATTGATGTGAAGGGAAGAAAGGAAGATATTGTTGTTGCTGTGCAAAAGAGTGGTTTTGCTTGGGCTTTGCACCGGGACAACGGCAACATCGTTTGGTCAACG GAAGCTGGGCCAGGTGGGATTGCAGGAGGCGGATACTGGGGGGCAGCAACCGACACAAAGATGGTATACACCAACATTGCAAACTCTGATGCCAAAAATTTCACTCTTAAACCCTCGGACAAGACCACAACCAGTGGTGGTTGGGTGGCAATGGATGCTAGTAGTGGCACAATACTATGGTCGGTTGGAAACCCTAGCAATGCCAGTGCCAGTGGACCTGTTAGTGTGGCTAATGACATTGTCTTTGCAGGCTCCCCAGATTGGAAGGGTTCTATTTATGCAATTAATGTAAAGAGTGGTGAAATTGTTTGGTCCTTTGAGACTGGTGCTACTGTTTATGGTGGAATGTCAATTAGTGATGGATGTATATACCTTGGAAATGGGTATAATGTTAGTCTTGGATTGTTTTTTGGGAACCACACTTCTGGAACCTCGCTTTATGCATTTTGTGTCTAA